In Truepera sp., the sequence GGCGAGTTCACGCACCTCGGCGTCGCCACGGAGTGGCTGATGCTGCTTGGCGCGGTCGTGGTCGCCTTCATCGGCTTGGGCGTGGGTTACTGGGTCTATGTCGTGGGCAAGGGCGCGCTCGTCAAACGCCTCGACAACACCCCGATCGCGGGCGCCTCACGCGGCGCGTTCGGCTTCGACGCGCTCTACAAGGCCGTCTTCGTAGACACCGGCAGCGGCGCGGCCGAAGCGGTCACGCTCCTCGATCGCGAGGTGGTCGACCGCGGCTTCGTCGGACTCGGCGGTGTGGCGCCCCTCCTTGGCGGGCTGATAAGGCGCTGGCAGTCCGGGAACGTGAGGGCTTACGCCTTCGCCATGCTGCTCGGCGCGGCCGGCCTGACGCTGGTCGCCGCCCTGGTTGGGGTGCTCAAGTGATTGCCCTCCTGATGGTCCTCGTCCCGCTCGCGGCCGCCCTCTTGGTGATGCTCGCTCGCAACTCGCTCGGGCTGGCGCGCGTTATCGCCGTAGCGGGGAGCGTGGCCACCCTGGTGCTTGCGGTGTTGCTGCCGGATAGTCGCGGTTTCGACGCACAGTGGTTGCCGGGCATAGGCGTGAGCTTCAGCCTCGAGGGCAACGGCGCTGCTGCGGTCCTCACGTTCGCGGCGGCCCTCATGATGATCCCCGCCGTGCTGGTGGCCACTACCCGCGTGGAGAAGGGCGCCGGCGGCTTCGCCGCGCTGCTCCTGGTGGCACTCGCCGGGCTCAACGGCATCTTCATGGCCAAGGACCTCGTGCTCTTCTACATCTTCTGGGAGGCGACGCTGATCCCCGGCCTCCTGCTCCTGGGCATCTACGGTGGAGAGAGGCGCCGCGAGGCCACGGTCAAGTACCTCGTTTACGCCGTCACCGGCTCGTTCTTCATGCTCGTGAGCATCCTGGCGCTCAAGGCACTCTCCGGCGCCCCGTCGTTTCACATCGTCGACCTCATGCTGGTCACGCCGAACCTCCCCGTTGCCACCCAGACCTGGCTGTTCGTGGGGATGGCGCTCGGCATGGCCGTCAAGTTGCCCCTATGGCCGCTTCACTCGTGGCTCGTCGACCTGAACGAACAGAACCACCACTCCGGCGCCGCAGACGTGCTGGGCTCGCTCTACAAGGTGGGCTCGTTCGGCTTCTTCGCCTGGGCGTTGCCGCTGCTGCCTGCCGGCGCAATCCGCGTGGCGCCCATCCTGTTGGCGCTGGCTGTGGTGACGGCGATCTACGGTGCGCTTGGCGCCGTGGGTAGCAAGCACCTCAAGCGCTTCCTGGCGTACGGTTCGCTGTCACACATGGGCATCATCGGCGTGGGGGTGTTCGGCATGCACTTGAGCGGCCTGAACGGCGCCATGTACTTCCTTGCCGCCCAGATGATCTCGACCGGCGGCCTCTTCCTCATCTTCGGCATGCTGTACCACCGCCGGCGCTCGTACGACATGGCCGACTACGGCGGACTGGCAAGGTCGGCGCCCGCGCTGGCCGCGTTCTCGCTGTTCCTGATCTTCACCTTCATCGGCGTGCCGGGACTGTCGAACTTCCCCGGTGAGTTCACCTCGCTCCTGGGTTCCTTCCAGGCGACGCCGTGGCCGGCCGCCATCGCCACCTTGACCGTCATCGTGGCCGGCGTGTACGGCGTGAACCTCTACCAGAAGCTGTACCAGGGTCCGACCGACGTGCGCGTGCCCGACTTGGACGTCCTGGAGATGTACGTCCTGCTGCCGGTGGTCGTCGGCGTGCTCTGGTTCGGGCTGCTGCCCGCTCCTCACATGGAGCGCATCGAGACGCAGGCACAGGTCGCGACCATGCAACTCGAGCGCGCGACGCTGCCGCCCGGTGGACCGACGCTTAGCGACGTGGGAGGTGCGCGGTGACCTTTCCAGGCGTGATCGACATCAACTGGACACTGCTGGCTCCCGCCATCGCCCTGCTGGTCACTGCGGCGGTCACCCTGTTCTTCGCCCTGTTCTCGCGCGATTCGCGCGGCGCGGCCGCGGTGGCCCTGATCGGCATCCTGACCTCCATGGTGTTCGCCCTGGTCCAGTTGATGGAGGGCAACCAGACCGCCTCCAGCTTCGGACTGCGCTACCTGGGCGACGTGCCCGCCCTGACGCTTACCCTCGTGATCCTGTTGGGCACCGCGGTGGCCGTGCTGGTCAGCTGGGACCAACTTGGCCGCGGGCAGATGGCGCAACCCGAGTACTACCCGCTCATGCTCCTATCGGCCTTTGGCGCCGTGATCATGGCGTCTGCAGGCGACCTCATCACCCTGATCCTGGGGCTCGAGATAATGTCGCTGCCCGTTTACGCCTTGTCTGCGTGGCGCACCGGTGACCGGCAGTCGGAGGAGGCGGGCATCAAGTACTTCCTGCTCGGCGCCTTCGGGTCTGCCACGCTCATCTATGGCGCTGCGCTCGTCTACGGCGCCAGCGGATCGTTCGTGTACGGCGACGTCGCGGCCGCCCTCGCCGGCGGCAACCTCCCGCTCCTCGCCACCGCCGGCGGGGCGTTGGTGCTGGCGGGCCTTGGCTTCAAGGCGGCGCTGGCGCCGTTTCACCAGTGGGCGCCGGACGTCTACACGGGCGCCCCTACCGTGGTCGTGACCTACATGACCGTCGTCATCAAGATCGGCGCGTTCGCGGCGCTGCTGCGCCTGGCGACCGTCGTCTTCCCGGTGCTCCAGCCGTGGCTGCTCACCGCGCTCGCGATAATGGTGGCGCTCACGCTGGTGGTCGGCAACTTCTCCGCCCTAATGCAGCGCGGCGTCAAGCGCATGCTGGCCTACTCGTCGGTGGCGCACGCGGGTTACGTCGGCCTGGCCCTTTTGGCCCCCGATCACGGCGGGGTGTCGGCGGCGGCCTTCTACCTGACCACGTACGCCTTCATGAACGCGGGCGCCTTCGCTGTGCTGACCCTCGTTGCCGATGCCAACGATCACGGGGATGACCTCGAGCGCTTCGCCGGGCTCGGGCGCAAACGCCCATGGCTTGCTGCCGTGATGACCCTGTTCATGCTCAGCCTCGGCGGCATCCCGTTCCTGGGCGGCTTCTCGGGCAAGGTGCTGGTGTTCCAGGCCGCGATCGACGCCGGCTACATCTGGCTGGCGGTTCTCGGCATAGCCACCAGCATCGTCGCGCTGGTGTACTACTTCCGCGTCATCGGCTACATGTACTTCCGCGAGAGCGCGTACGAACCGCCCGCCTTCAGGTCCTCGCCCACGCAGATCGCAATCGTGGTGGCGCTGGCCGGCACCGTGCTGCTCGGGGTCTTTCCGGGCTGGTGGCATACGCTCCTCATGAGCGGTCCGCGCCTGATCGCCGGATTCTGAGTTAGACGGGGTAGGCCCGACGCAAGTGGGACCGGTGGCGGTACGCGCTGCCGGTCCCGCTCTTCGCTGGGCCGCCTAACGCACCGTCGAAGCCGCTCTTCGCTCGGCCGCATAACGCACCGTTGGTACGGCCGTTCTTTCGAACTGGCGCCGGTAAGAACGCCGTCACATACGGTGCCTTATCATCTCACCAACCCCATCGACGGCCGGGCCGTCCAGATCGCGGGGAGATGGGAAGAACCTTGCTGTGACCGTCAAAGCTGCGCCTTATCATGCGCGGGTGGTTGACCTGACCGGAATGCGCATCCTGCTGGTGGATGACGAGGAACCGGCGCTGATACTCATGCGGGGGCTACTGACCCGTGCCGGCTACAGCGACGTAC encodes:
- a CDS encoding NADH-quinone oxidoreductase subunit M — protein: MIALLMVLVPLAAALLVMLARNSLGLARVIAVAGSVATLVLAVLLPDSRGFDAQWLPGIGVSFSLEGNGAAAVLTFAAALMMIPAVLVATTRVEKGAGGFAALLLVALAGLNGIFMAKDLVLFYIFWEATLIPGLLLLGIYGGERRREATVKYLVYAVTGSFFMLVSILALKALSGAPSFHIVDLMLVTPNLPVATQTWLFVGMALGMAVKLPLWPLHSWLVDLNEQNHHSGAADVLGSLYKVGSFGFFAWALPLLPAGAIRVAPILLALAVVTAIYGALGAVGSKHLKRFLAYGSLSHMGIIGVGVFGMHLSGLNGAMYFLAAQMISTGGLFLIFGMLYHRRRSYDMADYGGLARSAPALAAFSLFLIFTFIGVPGLSNFPGEFTSLLGSFQATPWPAAIATLTVIVAGVYGVNLYQKLYQGPTDVRVPDLDVLEMYVLLPVVVGVLWFGLLPAPHMERIETQAQVATMQLERATLPPGGPTLSDVGGAR
- a CDS encoding NADH-quinone oxidoreductase subunit N translates to MTFPGVIDINWTLLAPAIALLVTAAVTLFFALFSRDSRGAAAVALIGILTSMVFALVQLMEGNQTASSFGLRYLGDVPALTLTLVILLGTAVAVLVSWDQLGRGQMAQPEYYPLMLLSAFGAVIMASAGDLITLILGLEIMSLPVYALSAWRTGDRQSEEAGIKYFLLGAFGSATLIYGAALVYGASGSFVYGDVAAALAGGNLPLLATAGGALVLAGLGFKAALAPFHQWAPDVYTGAPTVVVTYMTVVIKIGAFAALLRLATVVFPVLQPWLLTALAIMVALTLVVGNFSALMQRGVKRMLAYSSVAHAGYVGLALLAPDHGGVSAAAFYLTTYAFMNAGAFAVLTLVADANDHGDDLERFAGLGRKRPWLAAVMTLFMLSLGGIPFLGGFSGKVLVFQAAIDAGYIWLAVLGIATSIVALVYYFRVIGYMYFRESAYEPPAFRSSPTQIAIVVALAGTVLLGVFPGWWHTLLMSGPRLIAGF